Proteins from one Phalacrocorax carbo chromosome 19, bPhaCar2.1, whole genome shotgun sequence genomic window:
- the MRPL34 gene encoding large ribosomal subunit protein bL34m: MIGPGRRSQQEAVLLGGRCCQGGRRAMAGLGRLWPRAVGGRFFLLQQAAACPFQVRTASVLSSSLELPVSCHLSFKPTGICPGPVPFWNHQQIRTKARGNEYQPNNRKRKRTHGWIKRISTPAGIEVILRRMLKGRKSLTH; encoded by the exons ATGATTGGTCCGGGCCGAAGGAGCCAACAGGAGGCGGTGTTGTTGGGAGGACGGTGTTGTCAGGGCGGGCGGAGGGCGATGGCGGGGCTGGGCCGTCTCTGGCCGCGGGCTGTTGGCGGCAG ATTTTTTCTACTGCAGCAAGCTGCAGCCTGCCCTTTCCAGGTCCGGACAGCCTCTGTCCTCTCAAGTTCCTTGGAGCTGCCTGTCAGCTGCCATCTCTCCTTCAAGCCCACGGGCATCTGCCCTGGGCCGGTGCCTTTCTGGAACCACCAGCAGATCCGCACAAAAGCACGTGGGAATGAATATCAGCCGAACAACCGCAAGCGCAAACGGACCCACGGCTGGATCAAACGCATCAGCACGCCAGCTGGCATCGAGGTCATCCTCCGGCGCATGCTGAAGGGCAGGAAGTCTCTGACCCACTGA
- the DDA1 gene encoding DET1- and DDB1-associated protein 1, with amino-acid sequence MADFLKGLPVYNKSNFSRFHADSVCKASNRRPSVYLPTREYPSEQIIVTEKTNILLRYLHQQWDKKNAAKKRDQEQVEIEGENSAPPRKIARTDSQDMNEDT; translated from the exons ATG GCAGATTTTTTGAAAGGATTGCCGGTCTACAACAAAAGCAACTTCAGCAGATTCCATGCGGATTCTGTATGTAAAGCATCA AATAGAAGACCATCGGTATATCTTCCCACGAGAGAATACCCATCTGAACAAA tcatagtaacagaaaagacaaatatCCTTTTGCGTTATTTACATCAGCAGTGGGACAAAAAG AATGCAGCGAAGAAGAGAGATCAAGAGCAAGTGGAAATAGAAGGTGAGAATTCGGCGCCACCACGGAAAATCGCTCGGACAGACAGCCAGGATATGAATGAGGACACTTAA
- the ANO8 gene encoding anoctamin-8 isoform X2, translating into MPEPPVAAQDGDRPRRAPAGEERTEPAAPTGVLDKLFGKRLLQAGRYIMSHKAWMKTVPTENCDVLMTFPDTTDDHTLLWLLNHIRLGIPELIVQVRHHKHTRVYAFFVTATYESLLRGADEIGLRKPVKAEFGGGMRSFSCEEDYIYENIENELYFFTSQERQNIIRYWLENLRAKQGESLHNIHFLEGQPIIPELAARGVIQQVFPLHEQRILKRLMKSWVQAVCEAQPLDEICDYFGVKIAMYFAWLGFYTSAMVYPAVFGSILYTFTESDQTSQDICCVVFAIFNVIWATLFLEEWKRRGAEFAYKWGTLDTPAESIEEPRPQFRGIKRISPVTSTEEFYYPPWKRLLFQCLVSLPVCLACLFFVFLLMLGCFQLQEFVLSIQELPRIIRFLPKIVLAIIVSACDEVYKKIAYWLNDMENYRLQSAYEKHLIIKIVLFHFVNSYLSLFYIGFYLKDMERLKEMLATLLITRQFLQNVREVSQPHLYRRLRRGDLNLRSLRQLAHTVLCLLAPRRHPPAPPEGSRGEKKCLNGGCGVPEEEEEEEERRESDSEEESALDCGLKLKKVSFIEKAERRGVEPGGPEDESFLEEGSPTMVEKGMDPASVFELCEDEEEAEGPPCSPVKALEPTVVPRAGRRRRAAESREEEEGEEEGRRRNRASWIDPPEEDYSTQLTQAEVESCMKKYEDTFQDYQEMFIQFGYVVLFSSAFPLAAMCALVNNIIEIRSDAFKLCTGLQRPFGQRVESIGQWQKVMEAMGVLAIVVNCYLIAQCGQLQRLFPWLSPEGAIISVVVLEHFALFLKYIIQVAIPDIPAWVAEEMAKLEYQRREAFKKHERQAQHHFQQQQRRKREEEERQRHAEYQARKERESSRDEAKPEAAGQDPAHEKSQGKGKGSGGTSHGSDKPKRPSSLLATNNVMKLKQIIPLQGKFLSGGAGAGSTAAARSPQSPTGSENKLPGFLSFKFLKSPETKRDAGTEKVQSPTKPFNPSKLFNFGKSEGAGGNGTAATASPQPRPGPSVDTGERPVPSKSHLNGVPEEGSRDEPESRAEEESGGYKL; encoded by the exons ATGCCCGAGCCGCCGGTGGCAGCGCAGGACGGCGACCGGCCCCGGCGGGCCCCGGCCGGCGAGGAGCGAACGGAACCGGCGGCACCGACCGGCGTCCTGG ATAAGCTCTTCGGGAAGCGGCTGCTCCAAGCTGGACGCTACATCATGTCCCACAAGGCCTGGATGAAGACGGTGCCCACAGAGAACTGCGACGTGCTCATGACCTTCCCAG ACACCACCGACGACCACACGCTGCTCTGGCTCCTCAACCACATCCGCCTCGGCATCCCCGAGCTCATCGTCCAGGTCCGGCACCACAAGCACACCCGCGTCTACGCCTTCTTTGTCACCGCCACCTACGAGAG TTTGCTGCGCGGGGCCGATGAGATCGGGCTGCGAAAGCCGGTGAAAGCCGAATTCGGTGGAGGCATGCGGAGCTTCTCCTGCGAGGAGGATTACATCTACGAGAACATCGAGAATGAGCTTTACTTCTTCACCTCTCAG GAACGGCAAAACATCATCAGGTACTGGCTGGAGAACCTGCGCGCCAAGCAGGGCGAGTCGCTGCACAACATCCACTTCCTCGAGGGGCAGCCCATCA TCCCGGAGCTGGCAGCCCGCGGCGTCATCCAGCAGGTCTTCCCGCTGCACGAGCAGAGAATCCTCAAGCGGCTCATGAAGTCCTGGGTGCAGGCGGTCTGTGAGGCCCAGCCGCTCG ATGAGATCTGTGACTACTTTGGGGTGAAAATCGCCATGTACTTCGCCTGGCTGGGCTTCTACACCTCGGCCATGGTGTACCCCGCCGTCTTCGGCTCCATCCTCTACACCTTCACTGAGAGCGACCAG ACCAGCCAGGACATCTGCTGCGTGGTTTTTGCCATCTTCAATGTCATCTGGGCCACCCTCTTCCTCGAGGAGTGGAAGCGCCGTGGGGCTGAGTTTGCCTACAAGTGGGGGACACTGGACACCCCGGCTGAGTCCATCGAGGAGCCCCGTCCCCAGTTCAGG GGCATTAAGAGAATCAGCCCCGTGACCAGCACGGAGGAGTTTTACTACCCGCCATGGAAGCGCCTGCTCTTCCAGTGCCTGGTCAGCCTCCCCGTCTGCCTCGCCTGCCTCTTCTTCGTCTTCCTCCTCATGCTGGGCTGCTTCCAGCTCCAG GAGTTTGTGCTGAGCATCCAGGAGCTGCCCCGGATCATCCGTTTCCTCCCCAAAATCGTCCTGGCCATCATTGTCAGCGCCTGCGACGAGGTTTACAAGAAGATCGCGTACTGGCTGAACGACATGG AGAATTACCGCCTGCAGAGTGCCTACGAGAAACACCTCATCATCAAAATCGTCCTG TTTCATTTTGTAAATTCATACCTGAGTCTTTTCTACATCGGTTTCTACCTCAAAGACATGGAGCGGCTGAAGGAG atgctggccacgctgctcaTCACCCGCCAGTTCCTGCAGAACGTCAGGGAGGTGTCGCAGCCCCACCTGTACCGCCGGCTGCGCCGGGGGGACCTCAACCTCCGCAGCCTCCGCCAGCTCGCCCACACCGTCCTCTGCCTGCtcgccccccgccgccaccccccggccccccccgagGGGTCACGGGGGGAGAAGAAGTGTCTGAacgggggctgcggggtgccagaggaagaggaggaggaggaagagcggCGTGAGTCGGACTCGGAGGAGGAGAGCGCCCTGGATTGCGGGTTGAAGCTGAAGAAGGTGAGCTTCATCGAGAaggcggagcggcgcggcgtgGAGCCCGGCGGCCCCGAGGATGAGAGCTTCCTCGAGGAGGGCAGCCCCACCATGGTGGAGAAGGGCATGGACCCCGCGTCCGTCTTTGAGCTGtgcgaggatgaggaggaggccGAAGGTCCCCCCTGCAGCCCCGTCAAGGCATTGGAGCCGACAGTGGTCCCGCGGGCCGGCCGGAGGAGGCGGGCGGCGGAGagccgggaggaggaggagggtgaggaggaaggGCGGAGGCGCAACCGGGCGTCGTGGATCGACCCGCCGGAGGAGGACTATTCCACGCAGCTGACGCAGGCAGAGGTGGAAAGCTGCATGAAGAAGTACGAG gaCACCTTCCAGGACTATCAGGAGATGTTCATCCAGTTCGGCTACGTGGTGCTCTTCTCCTCCGCCTTCCCCTTGGCCGCCATGTGCGCCCTGGTGAACAACATCATCGAGATCCGGAGCGACGCCTTCAAGCTGTGCACGGGGCTCCAGCGTCCCTTCGGCCAGCGGGTCGAGAGCATCGGGCAGTGGCag AAGGTGATGGAAGCCATGGGTGTCCTGGCCATCGTGGTCAACTGCTACCTGATCGCCCAGTGCGGGCAGCTCCAGCGCCTCTTCCCCTGGCTCAGCCCCGAGGGAGCCATCATCTCCGTGGTGGTGCTGGAG CACTTTGCCCTATTCCTGAAGTACATCATCCAAGTGGCCATCCCCGACATCCCTGCCTGGGTGGCCGAGGAGATGGCCAAGCTGGAATACCAGCGCCGTGAGGCCTTCAAG AAGCACGAGCGGCAGGCGCAGCAtcacttccagcagcagcagcggcgcaAGCGGGAGGAAGAGGAGCGGCAGCGGCACGCCGAGTACCAGGCCCGCAAGGAGCGCGAGTCCAGCCGTGACGAGGCCAAGCCCGAGGCCGCCGGGCAGGACCCGGCCCACGAGAAGAGCCAGGGCAAAGGGAAGGGCTCCGGGGGCACCTCGCATGGCTCTGACAAGCCCAAGCGacccagctccctcctggccACCAACAATGTGATGAAGCTGAAGCAAATCATCCCTTTGCAGGGCAAGTTCCTctccgggggtgccggggccggcagCACGGCCGCCGCCAGGTCCCCCCAGTCTCCCACCGGCAGCGAGAACAAACTCCCCGGCTTCCTCAGCTTCAAGTTCCTGAAATCTCCTGAGACTAAGCGGGACGCGGGGACCGAGAAGGTCCAATCGCCCACAAAGCCATTCAATCCCAGCAAGCTCTTCAATTTCGGCAAGTCCGAAGGGGCCGGGGGCAACGGCACCGCGGCCactgcctccccccagccccggcctgGCCCCTCGGTGGACACGGGCGAGCGGCCAGTCCCCAGCAAGTCCCATCTCAATGGGGTGCCAGAGGAGGGGAGCCGAGATGAGCCAGAGAGccgggcagaggaggagagcgGGGGCTATAAACTCTAA
- the ANO8 gene encoding anoctamin-8 isoform X1 — protein sequence MPEPPVAAQDGDRPRRAPAGEERTEPAAPTGVLDKLFGKRLLQAGRYIMSHKAWMKTVPTENCDVLMTFPDTTDDHTLLWLLNHIRLGIPELIVQVRHHKHTRVYAFFVTATYESLLRGADEIGLRKPVKAEFGGGMRSFSCEEDYIYENIENELYFFTSQERQNIIRYWLENLRAKQGESLHNIHFLEGQPIIPELAARGVIQQVFPLHEQRILKRLMKSWVQAVCEAQPLDEICDYFGVKIAMYFAWLGFYTSAMVYPAVFGSILYTFTESDQTSQDICCVVFAIFNVIWATLFLEEWKRRGAEFAYKWGTLDTPAESIEEPRPQFRGIKRISPVTSTEEFYYPPWKRLLFQCLVSLPVCLACLFFVFLLMLGCFQLQEFVLSIQELPRIIRFLPKIVLAIIVSACDEVYKKIAYWLNDMENYRLQSAYEKHLIIKIVLFHFVNSYLSLFYIGFYLKDMERLKELLLIFSLSQSLVRQLKEALLPFILLHLHLSLIFFKGLLGFCWRLGVSKMLATLLITRQFLQNVREVSQPHLYRRLRRGDLNLRSLRQLAHTVLCLLAPRRHPPAPPEGSRGEKKCLNGGCGVPEEEEEEEERRESDSEEESALDCGLKLKKVSFIEKAERRGVEPGGPEDESFLEEGSPTMVEKGMDPASVFELCEDEEEAEGPPCSPVKALEPTVVPRAGRRRRAAESREEEEGEEEGRRRNRASWIDPPEEDYSTQLTQAEVESCMKKYEDTFQDYQEMFIQFGYVVLFSSAFPLAAMCALVNNIIEIRSDAFKLCTGLQRPFGQRVESIGQWQKVMEAMGVLAIVVNCYLIAQCGQLQRLFPWLSPEGAIISVVVLEHFALFLKYIIQVAIPDIPAWVAEEMAKLEYQRREAFKKHERQAQHHFQQQQRRKREEEERQRHAEYQARKERESSRDEAKPEAAGQDPAHEKSQGKGKGSGGTSHGSDKPKRPSSLLATNNVMKLKQIIPLQGKFLSGGAGAGSTAAARSPQSPTGSENKLPGFLSFKFLKSPETKRDAGTEKVQSPTKPFNPSKLFNFGKSEGAGGNGTAATASPQPRPGPSVDTGERPVPSKSHLNGVPEEGSRDEPESRAEEESGGYKL from the exons ATGCCCGAGCCGCCGGTGGCAGCGCAGGACGGCGACCGGCCCCGGCGGGCCCCGGCCGGCGAGGAGCGAACGGAACCGGCGGCACCGACCGGCGTCCTGG ATAAGCTCTTCGGGAAGCGGCTGCTCCAAGCTGGACGCTACATCATGTCCCACAAGGCCTGGATGAAGACGGTGCCCACAGAGAACTGCGACGTGCTCATGACCTTCCCAG ACACCACCGACGACCACACGCTGCTCTGGCTCCTCAACCACATCCGCCTCGGCATCCCCGAGCTCATCGTCCAGGTCCGGCACCACAAGCACACCCGCGTCTACGCCTTCTTTGTCACCGCCACCTACGAGAG TTTGCTGCGCGGGGCCGATGAGATCGGGCTGCGAAAGCCGGTGAAAGCCGAATTCGGTGGAGGCATGCGGAGCTTCTCCTGCGAGGAGGATTACATCTACGAGAACATCGAGAATGAGCTTTACTTCTTCACCTCTCAG GAACGGCAAAACATCATCAGGTACTGGCTGGAGAACCTGCGCGCCAAGCAGGGCGAGTCGCTGCACAACATCCACTTCCTCGAGGGGCAGCCCATCA TCCCGGAGCTGGCAGCCCGCGGCGTCATCCAGCAGGTCTTCCCGCTGCACGAGCAGAGAATCCTCAAGCGGCTCATGAAGTCCTGGGTGCAGGCGGTCTGTGAGGCCCAGCCGCTCG ATGAGATCTGTGACTACTTTGGGGTGAAAATCGCCATGTACTTCGCCTGGCTGGGCTTCTACACCTCGGCCATGGTGTACCCCGCCGTCTTCGGCTCCATCCTCTACACCTTCACTGAGAGCGACCAG ACCAGCCAGGACATCTGCTGCGTGGTTTTTGCCATCTTCAATGTCATCTGGGCCACCCTCTTCCTCGAGGAGTGGAAGCGCCGTGGGGCTGAGTTTGCCTACAAGTGGGGGACACTGGACACCCCGGCTGAGTCCATCGAGGAGCCCCGTCCCCAGTTCAGG GGCATTAAGAGAATCAGCCCCGTGACCAGCACGGAGGAGTTTTACTACCCGCCATGGAAGCGCCTGCTCTTCCAGTGCCTGGTCAGCCTCCCCGTCTGCCTCGCCTGCCTCTTCTTCGTCTTCCTCCTCATGCTGGGCTGCTTCCAGCTCCAG GAGTTTGTGCTGAGCATCCAGGAGCTGCCCCGGATCATCCGTTTCCTCCCCAAAATCGTCCTGGCCATCATTGTCAGCGCCTGCGACGAGGTTTACAAGAAGATCGCGTACTGGCTGAACGACATGG AGAATTACCGCCTGCAGAGTGCCTACGAGAAACACCTCATCATCAAAATCGTCCTG TTTCATTTTGTAAATTCATACCTGAGTCTTTTCTACATCGGTTTCTACCTCAAAGACATGGAGCGGCTGAAGGAG CTCCTGCTcatcttctctctctcccaAAGCCTCGTGCGTCAGCTCAAAGAGGctctccttcccttcatcctcctccacctccacctCTCTCTCATCTTCTTTAAGGGCCTCCTGGGCTTTTGCTGGAGACTGGGAGTATCCAAA atgctggccacgctgctcaTCACCCGCCAGTTCCTGCAGAACGTCAGGGAGGTGTCGCAGCCCCACCTGTACCGCCGGCTGCGCCGGGGGGACCTCAACCTCCGCAGCCTCCGCCAGCTCGCCCACACCGTCCTCTGCCTGCtcgccccccgccgccaccccccggccccccccgagGGGTCACGGGGGGAGAAGAAGTGTCTGAacgggggctgcggggtgccagaggaagaggaggaggaggaagagcggCGTGAGTCGGACTCGGAGGAGGAGAGCGCCCTGGATTGCGGGTTGAAGCTGAAGAAGGTGAGCTTCATCGAGAaggcggagcggcgcggcgtgGAGCCCGGCGGCCCCGAGGATGAGAGCTTCCTCGAGGAGGGCAGCCCCACCATGGTGGAGAAGGGCATGGACCCCGCGTCCGTCTTTGAGCTGtgcgaggatgaggaggaggccGAAGGTCCCCCCTGCAGCCCCGTCAAGGCATTGGAGCCGACAGTGGTCCCGCGGGCCGGCCGGAGGAGGCGGGCGGCGGAGagccgggaggaggaggagggtgaggaggaaggGCGGAGGCGCAACCGGGCGTCGTGGATCGACCCGCCGGAGGAGGACTATTCCACGCAGCTGACGCAGGCAGAGGTGGAAAGCTGCATGAAGAAGTACGAG gaCACCTTCCAGGACTATCAGGAGATGTTCATCCAGTTCGGCTACGTGGTGCTCTTCTCCTCCGCCTTCCCCTTGGCCGCCATGTGCGCCCTGGTGAACAACATCATCGAGATCCGGAGCGACGCCTTCAAGCTGTGCACGGGGCTCCAGCGTCCCTTCGGCCAGCGGGTCGAGAGCATCGGGCAGTGGCag AAGGTGATGGAAGCCATGGGTGTCCTGGCCATCGTGGTCAACTGCTACCTGATCGCCCAGTGCGGGCAGCTCCAGCGCCTCTTCCCCTGGCTCAGCCCCGAGGGAGCCATCATCTCCGTGGTGGTGCTGGAG CACTTTGCCCTATTCCTGAAGTACATCATCCAAGTGGCCATCCCCGACATCCCTGCCTGGGTGGCCGAGGAGATGGCCAAGCTGGAATACCAGCGCCGTGAGGCCTTCAAG AAGCACGAGCGGCAGGCGCAGCAtcacttccagcagcagcagcggcgcaAGCGGGAGGAAGAGGAGCGGCAGCGGCACGCCGAGTACCAGGCCCGCAAGGAGCGCGAGTCCAGCCGTGACGAGGCCAAGCCCGAGGCCGCCGGGCAGGACCCGGCCCACGAGAAGAGCCAGGGCAAAGGGAAGGGCTCCGGGGGCACCTCGCATGGCTCTGACAAGCCCAAGCGacccagctccctcctggccACCAACAATGTGATGAAGCTGAAGCAAATCATCCCTTTGCAGGGCAAGTTCCTctccgggggtgccggggccggcagCACGGCCGCCGCCAGGTCCCCCCAGTCTCCCACCGGCAGCGAGAACAAACTCCCCGGCTTCCTCAGCTTCAAGTTCCTGAAATCTCCTGAGACTAAGCGGGACGCGGGGACCGAGAAGGTCCAATCGCCCACAAAGCCATTCAATCCCAGCAAGCTCTTCAATTTCGGCAAGTCCGAAGGGGCCGGGGGCAACGGCACCGCGGCCactgcctccccccagccccggcctgGCCCCTCGGTGGACACGGGCGAGCGGCCAGTCCCCAGCAAGTCCCATCTCAATGGGGTGCCAGAGGAGGGGAGCCGAGATGAGCCAGAGAGccgggcagaggaggagagcgGGGGCTATAAACTCTAA
- the GTPBP3 gene encoding tRNA modification GTPase GTPBP3, mitochondrial isoform X2, with protein MALRRALSAAGRRWVQRLCSTAWGDTIFALSSGHGRCGVAVIRTSGPGSRGALQSLTGRPKLPPPRVLALRCIRDPATAEPLDRGLVVWFPGPQSFTGEDCAELHVHGGPAVVSGVLRALGRLPGLRPAEPGEFTRRAFRRGKLDLTAAEGLGDLIRAETEAQRRQALRQMEGELGRLYQRWSETLTQALAHLEAYIDFSEDDNVEEEVLSQVDATVRALEQEIGAHLRDGRRGELLRGGVHAVIAGPPNVGKSSLLNLLCQRPAAIVSPVAGTTRDVVEVALNVGGYPLVLSDTAGLRDTTDPVEQEGVSRARDRCGDPLAGSPSLTQSRHSLHLGDCAAALARYGRERRRDLGLAAEQLRLARRQLGRITGHVGAEDVLDIIFRDFCVGK; from the exons ATGGCGCTGCGGAGGGCGCTGAGCGCGGCGGGACGCAG GTGGGTGCAGCGCCTCTGCTCCACGGCGTGGGGGGACACCATCTTCGCCCTCTCCTCGGGACACGGGCGCTGCGGGGTGGCCGTCATCCGCACCAGCGGgccgggcagccgcggggcCCTGCAGAGCCTCACCGGGCGCCCCAAGTTGCCCCCGCCCCGCGTCCTGGCCCTGCGGTGCATCCGCGACCCCGCCACCGCCGAGCCTCTGGACCGCGGCCTCGTCGTCTGGTTCCCAG GTCCCCAGAGCTTCACCGGGGAGGACTGCGCCGAGCTGCACGTGCATGGCGGGCCGGCGGTGGTGAGCGGGGTGCTGCGGGCGCTGG ggcgcCTGCCCGGGCTGCGTCCCGCTGAGCCCGGGGAGTTCACGCGCCGAGCCTTCCGCCGCGGGAAGCTGGATCTGACGGCcgccgaggggctgggggacctGATCCGGGCGGAGACAGAGGCCCAGCGGCGGCAGGCGCTGCGGCAGATGGAGGGTGAGCTGGGCCGGCTCTACCAGCGCTGGAGCGAGACCCTCACCCAG GCTCTTGCCCACCTTGAAGCCTATATCGACTTCAGTGAGGATGACAACGTGGAGGAAGAGGTCCTGTCCCAAG TGGATGCCACCGTGCGGGCGCTGGAGCAGGAGATCGGTGCCCACCTGCGGGACGGGCGCCGTGGGGAGCTGCTCCGTGGGGGGGTCCACGCCGTCATCGCCGGCCCCCCCAACGTGGGCAAGAGCAGCCTGCTTAACCTGCTGT GCCAGCGTCCGGCAGCCATCGTGTCACCCGTGGCGGGGACGACGCGGGACGTGGTGGAGGTGGCCCTGAACGTTGGCGGTTACCCCCTGGTGCTGAGCGACACAGCCGGTCTCCGCGATACCACCGACCCTGTCGAGCAGGAAGGGGTCAGCCGTGCACGGGACCG gtgcGGAGACCCCCTGGCAGGTTCGCCCAGCCTGACGCAGAGCCGGCACAGCCTTCACCTGGGTGACTGCGCGGCGGCGCTGGCACGCTACGGCCGGGAGCGCCGGCGGGACCTGGGGCTGGCAGCCGAGCAGCTGCGGTTGGCGCGACGGCAGCTGGGCCGGATCACCGGCCACGTGGGCGCCGAGGATGTCCTCGACATCATCTTCAGGGACTTCTGCGTCGGGAAGTGA
- the GTPBP3 gene encoding tRNA modification GTPase GTPBP3, mitochondrial isoform X1: MALRRALSAAGRRWVQRLCSTAWGDTIFALSSGHGRCGVAVIRTSGPGSRGALQSLTGRPKLPPPRVLALRCIRDPATAEPLDRGLVVWFPGPQSFTGEDCAELHVHGGPAVVSGVLRALGRLPGLRPAEPGEFTRRAFRRGKLDLTAAEGLGDLIRAETEAQRRQALRQMEGELGRLYQRWSETLTQALAHLEAYIDFSEDDNVEEEVLSQVDATVRALEQEIGAHLRDGRRGELLRGGVHAVIAGPPNVGKSSLLNLLCQRPAAIVSPVAGTTRDVVEVALNVGGYPLVLSDTAGLRDTTDPVEQEGVSRARDRLQQADLVLAVLDATAVPAEPAGLGAALGSLLPPTPSCILVLNKADLLRGGGGALRDACAQGDPQFPTTLLSCKTGEGLDHLLELLARQLAQLCGDPLAGSPSLTQSRHSLHLGDCAAALARYGRERRRDLGLAAEQLRLARRQLGRITGHVGAEDVLDIIFRDFCVGK; this comes from the exons ATGGCGCTGCGGAGGGCGCTGAGCGCGGCGGGACGCAG GTGGGTGCAGCGCCTCTGCTCCACGGCGTGGGGGGACACCATCTTCGCCCTCTCCTCGGGACACGGGCGCTGCGGGGTGGCCGTCATCCGCACCAGCGGgccgggcagccgcggggcCCTGCAGAGCCTCACCGGGCGCCCCAAGTTGCCCCCGCCCCGCGTCCTGGCCCTGCGGTGCATCCGCGACCCCGCCACCGCCGAGCCTCTGGACCGCGGCCTCGTCGTCTGGTTCCCAG GTCCCCAGAGCTTCACCGGGGAGGACTGCGCCGAGCTGCACGTGCATGGCGGGCCGGCGGTGGTGAGCGGGGTGCTGCGGGCGCTGG ggcgcCTGCCCGGGCTGCGTCCCGCTGAGCCCGGGGAGTTCACGCGCCGAGCCTTCCGCCGCGGGAAGCTGGATCTGACGGCcgccgaggggctgggggacctGATCCGGGCGGAGACAGAGGCCCAGCGGCGGCAGGCGCTGCGGCAGATGGAGGGTGAGCTGGGCCGGCTCTACCAGCGCTGGAGCGAGACCCTCACCCAG GCTCTTGCCCACCTTGAAGCCTATATCGACTTCAGTGAGGATGACAACGTGGAGGAAGAGGTCCTGTCCCAAG TGGATGCCACCGTGCGGGCGCTGGAGCAGGAGATCGGTGCCCACCTGCGGGACGGGCGCCGTGGGGAGCTGCTCCGTGGGGGGGTCCACGCCGTCATCGCCGGCCCCCCCAACGTGGGCAAGAGCAGCCTGCTTAACCTGCTGT GCCAGCGTCCGGCAGCCATCGTGTCACCCGTGGCGGGGACGACGCGGGACGTGGTGGAGGTGGCCCTGAACGTTGGCGGTTACCCCCTGGTGCTGAGCGACACAGCCGGTCTCCGCGATACCACCGACCCTGTCGAGCAGGAAGGGGTCAGCCGTGCACGGGACCG GCTGCAGCAAGCGGACCTGGTGCTGGCCGTGCTGGACGCCACGGCAGTGCCCGCCGAGCCagccgggctgggggctgccctggggtccctgctgccccccaccccttcctgtATCCTGGTGCTCAACAAGGCCGACCTGctgcgggggggcggaggggcccTGCGTGATGCCTGCGCCCAGGGGGACCCCCAGTTCCCCACCACCCTCCTGTCCTGCAAGACGGGCGAGGGGCTCGACCAcctcctggagctgctggcacgGCAGCTGGCGCAGCT gtgcGGAGACCCCCTGGCAGGTTCGCCCAGCCTGACGCAGAGCCGGCACAGCCTTCACCTGGGTGACTGCGCGGCGGCGCTGGCACGCTACGGCCGGGAGCGCCGGCGGGACCTGGGGCTGGCAGCCGAGCAGCTGCGGTTGGCGCGACGGCAGCTGGGCCGGATCACCGGCCACGTGGGCGCCGAGGATGTCCTCGACATCATCTTCAGGGACTTCTGCGTCGGGAAGTGA